In a single window of the Nicotiana tomentosiformis chromosome 8, ASM39032v3, whole genome shotgun sequence genome:
- the LOC138897381 gene encoding uncharacterized protein: MEKAKIIKERLQTAQSRQKSYSDVRCRDLEFKKDDWVFLKVSPMKGIMWFGKKRKLSLGYVGSYRIIQRIGQVAYRLELPPEMSLVHPVFRVSMLKKVVGDPSLIIPIETIEVNEELTYE, from the coding sequence ATGGAAAAGgctaagatcattaaggagcggttgcaaactgctcagagtcgtcagaagtcctattcagatgttcgttgtagggatttggagttcaaaaaagatgattgggtattcttgaaggtttcccctatgaagggtataatgtGGTTTGGTAAGAAAAGGAAATTGAGTCTGGGGTATGTCGGAtcatacagaatcattcagaggattggtcaggtggcttacaggctcgaactacctccagagatgtctttagtgcacccagTGTTTCGTGTATCCATGttaaagaaggtggttggagatccgtctcTTATTATTCcgattgagactattgaggttaatgaagaattgacttacgAATAA